DNA from Quercus lobata isolate SW786 chromosome 1, ValleyOak3.0 Primary Assembly, whole genome shotgun sequence:
tgaacatttttctaaatagtttcagacagGTGACATTTTGCTGAAAGTTTTggcaaaatgggcaaatgcccattttggcccatttaTAGTCATATTTCTTTAGTGTATACTAGTCTTGTTAATAAGTATTGTAGCTAAATAGAATTTTGGTTAATTGATGGATAATCCAATATATAGGTGTTTTTTGGGATTTAGTAGATATATTGGTATGCAATGTTATTTAagttaattcaaattttttttttttgagagaaagttAATTAAATTGGAATGCTTTAAGGTACTAACACAAATTAGGTCTACATCGCAACTCAACTACTCAAAGGCCAATATTTGAATGAATTTGAGTCATATCTTTTGTTTTACGGTTTTTAGGTAAATATAATTTCAAGTCCTTCAATTTTAGGTAAAACATTGACATATAAGATATTAATTGTAGGGTCTCTCTTTGGGGCCCAGACCCAACAGGTAGGTGATTCTAGCCCAAGgagccctagacaatgaatttgtagagagcgggttatAGAACTAGGCCTTAACGAAGAGAGTGTTAGTTAACTTTGGGCCATGCAACGATTGAATGTAAGAATATCTCCTTCATGTCCACTGGATACCCGGTCTGAGGAGACGTGTGGATGCACTTCTGTTCCGGATCGAAGGCTatggtctttctctctctcttctgttcTTTCTTCCACTTTTTCTTCCTTCCTTCTTCATGAGGACTCctttctcttatatagcccccGTTAAGTCATCAGgatcttacacttgttgattatctgggctttcacttgagtgcccgtcccatcggacatctcccctgtctttctgtgagttgtagtggccaaggtaacactgttcgcctgtcttctccacattaatgtggccagaaaagTAACTGCCCTGCATTTAATGTGATGCACTTCTGTTCCGGATCGAAGGCTatggtctttctctctctcttctgttcTTTCTTCCACTTTTTCTTCCCTCCTTCTTCATGAGGACTCctttctcttatatagcccccGTTAATTTATCAGGATCTTACATTTGTTGATTATCTGggccttcacttgagtgcccgtcCAATCGGACATCTCCCCTgtttttctgtgagttgtagtgGTCAAAGTAACACTATTCGCCtatcttctccacattaatgtggccagaaaagtagctgccctgcatttaatgtggcagctgtaGTCTCTCCCTTGACATTCAAGACTCTCCTCTCTTCCCCGGGCTTGTGGGACTTGTCCCTGTTACTAATACTCGTTGGAGCGATTCTTTATTGTTGGTAGGATGCATGTCTGAGCCATATCTggcacgtccgaggagacattcctccttgGACCAtcttttaaataagtttgggcCCATAAGAATTGGGTCGGGGGCCCTTTTTGGAGCCCACACTCTCTCCTCGGACTGGGTTGAACTCTATagagggcccaaggcccattatTTGATCTGGGGACTTTACCCCTACATTAATAATTCATGGACAAAATTGTAATCTAATGCATAATTCatgactaaaataatattttgaccTTGTCAATAACATCATATGATTCTTGTTGTCTTCTTCAATTAATGTCTATACTTCTTCTCTATAAATGAATACAAATAGTTCTACTATACTTTATACATCCTCATAATTTAtccataggaaaaaaaaatgtatatcgTTGTGTATTAGATTATGaagttgatgaaaaaaaaaagccctaaTTGTTTTAAGATATTGgaagaaaattaattagttgAGCTATTATTTTGCTCTTGTGGTGATTATGTAATGTGTTTTGAAACTATCTGTCAATATCAATGGATAGCATTGGGCATAAACAGTCTTTAAGATtgaactaaataataaatctccCAAGTGCTCAGTGCTCACTATCTCCTGCATCTTATACTTCCATTCCAAGTTGACATTTAGTCTTATGATGAAGTCTAATAATGTCAAATTTATATTGGCTTTAGTTGTTACCTATTTGATGCATAAGCCATGCTATGTTAAAAGAGAATCAAGTTATTGCCCAACTCAGTAATTCAATTGATTTAAGAAACGTTGCTtcatcaacttattttattggaagaaaattaattagttgagctgttattttgttgtaattatGTAATGTGTTTTGAAACTATCTGACAATATCAATGGATAACATTTGGCATAATCAGTCTTTAAGATTGAGCTAAATAATAAATCTTGCTCAGTGCTCACTATCTCCTGCATCTTATACTTCCATTCCAAGTTGACATTTAGTCTTGTGATGAAGTCTAATAATGTCAGACTTATATTGGCTTTAATTGTTACCTATTTGATGCATAAGCCATGCTATGTTAAAAGAGAATCAAGTTATTGTCCAACACAGTAATTCAATTGATTTCAAAGACGTTGCTtcatcaacttattttattggTCTCCAAATTGATACTTCTTCCTAccaatcaaatcaaatatgCAATTGActtacttgttttttttttttttttttaattgtgttgcATTATATTTTTAAACGTGTTAATGGagattgaataatttttttaaacacattttttataattaatgagtATCATGGCTGTGCGATACACAATATAATTACAAATATTATTTGACAAATAGAGAGAAATTGTTATTAAAAAGATGATAAGAACAAAAGAGTCTATACATTAAACaactattaataaaaaaaagttaatagaaagctgttattaaaaatgaaaaatgtcaATTAAGTAAGATATCTATTTGGAGCAAAAATACaactatacaaaaaaaaaaaatatatatatatatataaaatgatattttcaaaaaaaattgataaaaaattgcATTTGATCCAATAAAAACCCAACCCATGAATAGGCATATCTCAAATTCTACCATATTGAGAGTAACTAATGACAAGTTGACAACAATGAGTGTTGGACATCATCAATTAGAAAAAGGTGATTTGTGCATTGGGCTTTGTTTGGGCTCAAGTTCACCCACCACCATCTAAGATTCCAAACAATTCATCTACTTTCACAAAACCGAATCCGAAACCCGAATACATCTCGAATCGCTTTCATTTCGGATCACACACCGAATACGGATCCAATTCGGGTCGATACCGTTATTTCAGacaaaatcaaattcaatcACTCTCACAGTCTGACTGACACTCTAGCTAGGGTTtatctcattcttcttcttcttcaggagCTCCCTGAAAAACCCTAGCCCTCAAAATCCCCAAACAACAAATGCCTCGAAACGACGACGTTCGGTTCACATCGTCGTCTCTGAAAATCCCTCTCAATCCTCCAAAACCCTCGCCTTTCAATTTCCCGTTCGGCTCCCATATCGCGAAGACCCGAAACTCGGTCGCTCAGCTCGTCGATTCGGTCAAGACTCGCCCCGAGTTCAAGCAATTCAATTTCTCTCGTTTCTGGAACCGCCTGGCCGAGTCGACTCACTTCGCGTTTCCGTCTCGGGATCGGCGAACGGCGTCGTCGATAGGGCGATCGTCTCTCCTCTGCTCCGCGTCGCTGTCTTTAACTCGGTCCGCCGAGTCGGCTCAGTCCGAGGACAAGAAGAATGAGAGATTGTTGTTTATACCGAAGTCGGCGCTTCTCTGTTCGGCTTCGTTGGCTCTGACTCGAGCCGCCGAcgagtcttcttcttcttctcagaAGGGGCTGAATCCTAGCCGGGGCGATGAGGAGAGGGTGTTGATCAGTGAAGTGCTGGTGAGGAACAAGGATGGGGAGGAGCTCGAGAGGAAGGACTTGGAAATGGAGGCATTGCAGGCGCTGAAGGCGAGCCGAGACAACTCGGCACTCACTGTGCGCGAGGTTCAAGAGGATGTGCATAGGATCATATACAGTGGATACTTCCAGTCGTGTATTCCAGTGGCGATGGACACGCGTGATGGCATCAGATTGGTGTTTCAGGTATCATTTCTATTGGTTTCATCAATCAGCATGAGAAATAtagaattttgaaatgtttttgttatttggaATTGATATTAAATGATGTTTGTGGCAATATGTATGTTTGATTTTGGGATGAAATGAAAGAATTTGAAATGGTTTTGTTAGAAAGAGTTTGTTTGTCTCTAGGAATTGACATATAATGATTTGGCCCTTGGTATTTGTATTTAGATGACATGTTGGAATTGGATTATGGGAAGAAGTGGAAGAATTTGAAATGATTTTGTTAGCaagagttatttatttatttaaaacttggGTTTTTATGTCACATGTGAGTGTAATGGTTGTGagtttgtgttcaaattgataGGAGAGAAGGCGAAGATATTGATGAGAATGAGTTTGCGTTACAAGGTGTTAGTTTGAGCAGCATTTATGGGAAAGATAATAGAGAATGTTAAAAGAGAATTTATGGTACGGGGAAGTCATTTCTACCAAAGAGATAGGAGTAGGACCTCGACTTTGCACTGGAGTATGAGGCTATGAGCCATTCTTTTAATCTAGCGTGGCTCCTTGTTTcatgaaagaagaaaagtaaaTCCCACATTGTGTAGTGAATGTTTTCTTTgaagtaataaattttattgaagaGGAGTTACCTTATGTATATAGGAAGTATATATATAGGGGACTCCTAATGAATTACAAAGAAGGAAAATTACAATATAAAAAGAAGGTACAATTACCTAGTGAACCCCGaacacaaagaaaataaaagttctCAATTTCATAAGCAATGTCCCAATGCAACAATAATTGTTCTATTATCTCACTGTTACTTCTACACATTCAACACCAATGTATCAAAGTGATTCCTCTGTTAATAGAATTGTCACCCCCAAGGGTTTAGACCAATCGATTGGAGACAACGCTTTAGGAAGCAGGGGTCACTAGTTTGAGTTTCCCCTTTCTCCTCCTTTTGAAGATTGTGAATTGACGTCTGTTTCTCATGCACATCCTGATTTTTTCACCATATCTgcctttttgtttatattgtgacattttgtatctatcaaaaaaaatattgtgacattttgtgAGTAATCTTCTGTGAAAAATGTACATACGTATCCTAACCATTTTAAGAAACATGTTCTTAATTTGGTTCAGCAtggtataaaatttaatattggtTTTATTGTCGCATAAGGTAGAACCAAACCAGGAGTTCCAAGGGTTGGTATGTGATGGAGCTAATGTTCTTCCAGCCAAGTTTCTAGAGGATGCTTTCCGTGATGGATATGGTAGGTTTTCTTATATCTTCTTATATGTGTATCTGTGTGGATATGCGTGCATGTATATGATAATATTTGCTTCTTAGGTCCGCTGGTCTTGAAATGTGCTCATCAGAGACCtttattgtttttgaattttggtgtCAAGTTGTGCAGGAAAAGTGATTAATCTCAGGCGTTTGGATGAAGCAATAACTTCCATTAATAATTGGTACTCAGAGCGGGGCTTTTTTGCCTTGGTGAGTGCTTGGtttgtgaaaatttattatgtttaCTCTCTTTAGGAATGTAGagttaatttttctttgtgCTGGTAGGAATGATGAATTGATTTTCTGGAGACATGATATTTACCTTGGTTTGTGAAGACAACTGCTCATATTAAtggataattgttttttatcgttctcaaaggtttcagatgtTGAGATTTTCTCTGGAGGTATTCTTAGGTTGCAAGTTTCTGAAGCTGAGGTCAATAATATCTCCATACGTTTCCTTGATAGAAAGACGTAAGAGTTGCctatttgatttacatgcatgcatatttatcaaaacaaaatttacatgCATGCATCCATTCATTCCTACACACTATTGGTACCATACATTACCTAGCAACAGCAGTAGTTGAAGGAATTTGTGATTAATTTGTGTCATTGCTATGACTTCAGTGGTGAGCCAACTACGGGGAAGACAAAGCCCGAAACAATACTTCGGCAACTTACAACCAAGAAGGGACAGGTACTTCATCTGTCTTGTTTTCAGTACGTATATAGATAATGTTACTTAGAGTAATTCTTGAGGAATGGGTGTTCTTACTTTGGGAAGAACCTGCGATGACATGAGTATCTGCCAAGGAAAGAGGCTTTGCTTTTTTTGTGCATTCAAGAGTTTCTCTTGCTTCTAgctcttttctttcattttttttttatcattatcatttcTTTGAAGGAATAGATATTCTTGCTTGTTATTCATGATCACAATATTGTACTTTATTATGTTAATTGTAACTTTGACTAAATTATAATCTGAAGCAAAttgctttcccttttttgcGATGAATGGGTCTTCCTTGTGGAATGCATGAGATATATTTGGTACTCGCTGATTGATAATGTGTTTTGCATCTTGAATGATCCTTCTTCAGGTCTACAGTATTCTTCAAGCAAAAAGAGATGTAGACACTGTATTAACTATGGGAATCATGGAAGATGTTAGCATTATTCCCCAGCCTGCAGGTGGTGAGTTaaatctttctttcttaatcATTCCCTGTCGAGGTATATTTGTTTTGCAATTAAGATACTATACAGCATGGTAAGCTAACTTATTCTTTGATATATTAAATAGTTCTATTACAATTCTAAatcttgaaaaattatttttataaagaaactTATCTGATTTGAGCTGAAACATAGAGGCATAATGCAAATCTGAGGAAACCATTTCAATCCAACTTTGTTGAAATTATGACGATCATTATAATAAACTCTAATTGCAAATCTATTATATGACATACACTGTCCCTAAAGTGGATTAGAGAGTTTTCAGTGACTTTCAACTGAGATTTGGAATGAGAAGCCCTTTGGTGAAAGCCTTGACAATTTGTTATTTAGATGGAGAGGAGTGATGTCCAAATTTGTGTGTGGTCTGATTCCTGAAGACATGATATCTTGACATTAGTAACTTTGGAAAATAAGATTGCTAGCAAGGAGAGCCATATGGTTGCAGCAGCATTTGGACAAACTTTGCAAGAGTATCACTATGAAATGGGGTGTGCTTGGTATGGTAAGAATAAAATTAATGTGATAAGCCTTTAACCATGAGAAAGAAATCTAGAGGACCTAGATTCTTCATTGCATACACAGACCTAGATTTGAATTGTTTAGCTAAGCCTGCTTGGTCTGAATTGTATAGTTAAATCCTTAGGTGCCAGGTTGAAGGTCAGAAAAATATCTTACCAAGTATGCCCTATAAAGTTTCATTTCTACTAGACAGGCTTagtaaattttaagtgatagtTTGTCCAACCATTGTTTATAAACAGTTGCTTCATTTCATTTATAGAAGAACAGTTGCCTAATTTTATTCCTGTTTCCATTTTTATCCATTATATATCTTAGTTTTCAGCCATGGCAGAAGTAATGAAAAAGGACAATGTCAATTAAGGGATTAACAGAGAATATGACTCTAGATAGCGTGGAATGGGGGCAAAGAATACATATGGCGGACTCTAACTAATatattgaggatccatagctcaccccaaattttgggactaaggcttcatttgttgttgttgttgttcttttcaGCCATGGTGGAGAGAAATTGGGTGATGTGGTGAAGAGAACTTAGATCTACTGTTTGAGAAGGATTTAAGAAGAAATTCCATACAACAAACAACATCAAggcaaataaaaagataataggATTGAAGTTGgaacaatcaaatatcaatttcaaGGCTCAAAGAGCTCAAGAAATTTTCAAACCTGAAATTTCgtgaaatatataagaaaagagTAAACTGCCCTACAATGACTAAAATGTGGCTATTAATAATAGCCCTTAGTAACTCTAGAATCTTAGCCCTTCATCTTACATATAACAATTAAATTGTAACCATCCAACTTCATTAAAAGTCACATGCCAGTGACATGACCTTTTAAAATACTAAGGCATATTAATAAAAGAGACTTGAGGTTTAAccccgcctataccaaaaaccaattggtatcttggcctgataataaagagcaacAATTATTATGGAGCGGACACTGTAGGTTGAAATTCTATcgacttaataataaaatataaaattgtgaaaCAAAAGACAATGGACTATTCCcccccttccttttttttctttggtcttAAATTCTCATTCATCACTAAGACATACTGCTTTTGAGtcaatttgtgtttgtgataCTGGAATCCTATGTCCTCTCTATTTCAAGACTAGTCTGGATTTCATGGTTAATCCACCTATTTGGTAATATGAAACATTTGTCTTTTGGAACATCCTGgattgttcatgtttatgcgttttttttttttttttttttagaggatacttatcaaaaaaaaaaaaaaaaaaattttgaggtcaaaggatgagaaaaaaaaaaaaaaaatctgttagTCATAGTGAATACATTAACAACAATAAGCCATCATCTACTACCACCAAAAGAACCCCAGTTGGACTATAAAACTGAAAACCACTTCTTTTTCGGGTTCTTTATTCTGCCCAGTTTTTGAAACCATGATAAATGCCAATATAATGATCTTATGTGTGCATTCTTAAGTGGAGATGCTTCTATGTGTTAATATGTGcttcaatt
Protein-coding regions in this window:
- the LOC115975725 gene encoding outer envelope protein 80, chloroplastic — encoded protein: MPRNDDVRFTSSSLKIPLNPPKPSPFNFPFGSHIAKTRNSVAQLVDSVKTRPEFKQFNFSRFWNRLAESTHFAFPSRDRRTASSIGRSSLLCSASLSLTRSAESAQSEDKKNERLLFIPKSALLCSASLALTRAADESSSSSQKGLNPSRGDEERVLISEVLVRNKDGEELERKDLEMEALQALKASRDNSALTVREVQEDVHRIIYSGYFQSCIPVAMDTRDGIRLVFQVEPNQEFQGLVCDGANVLPAKFLEDAFRDGYGKVINLRRLDEAITSINNWYSERGFFALVSDVEIFSGGILRLQVSEAEVNNISIRFLDRKTGEPTTGKTKPETILRQLTTKKGQVYSILQAKRDVDTVLTMGIMEDVSIIPQPAGDTGKVDMVMNVVERPNGGFSAGGGISSGITSGPLSGLIGSFAYSHRNVFGRSQKLNISLERGQIDSIFRINYTDPWIEGDDKRTSRTIMVQNSRTPGTLVHGDQPAGRSLTIGRVTAGIEFSQPIRPKWSGTSGLFFQHAGVYDENGFPVIKDHLSSPLTASGKIHDDMLLAKFESVYTGSGDHGSSMFAVSMEQGLPVLSEWLSFNRVNARARKGVEIGPARLLLSLSGGHVVGNFPPHEAFAIGGTNSVRGYEEGDVGSGRSYAVGSGEMSFPMLGPVEGVFFADYGTDLGSGPTVPGDPAGARLKPGSGYGYGFGIRVDSPLGPLRLEYAFNDKHAKRFHFGVGHRN